The Thermococcus sp. genomic sequence CAGTTCCGTTATCGAGAACTCCTTGGAGGTTATCTCAATCCTAACCCCTGAGACGCTTACCCCTCTAACCCTTTCGAGGAAGGTCTTTGCCTCTTCGATGATCCTCTGCCTTCCACTCATCGCTGAGAGCAGCATCTTCCCGATCACGTATCTGTTTACGGAAGAGAACTCCGAGTACGTTTTTCGCACGTCTATCTTGATAGATGAGTTGGAAAGCTCGTTGAGGGCAACATTTAGGAGGGAGCTTTTTCCAAGCCTTCTGAGTTCGAGGAGGGGTATCAACCTCTCCCCGCGTCCTATTGCCTCTTCAAACTCCCTAAGCTCTCGTTCCCTGTCGAACAGTTCCTTCCTCTTCGTCTTTGGGTATGGTGAAAACAGTATTAACTTGCACCCCCACGAGTTAAAAGGTTTTCCTAGAAACTCTGCCTTCACAAAGTTTTATCAAAACACTTAAAGCATTCAGAGGGAGAGGTTGATGCCGTGCACGCTAAAACTAATGGTTTTGGAGGAGGTTTGACTAAAAATCCG encodes the following:
- a CDS encoding ATP-binding protein — protein: MKAEFLGKPFNSWGCKLILFSPYPKTKRKELFDRERELREFEEAIGRGERLIPLLELRRLGKSSLLNVALNELSNSSIKIDVRKTYSEFSSVNRYVIGKMLLSAMSGRQRIIEEAKTFLERVRGVSVSGVRIEITSKEFSITELLEAPNDYGERAGRIIIAFDEAQYLRFGEATKYDGILAYAIDNPENLSFVLAGSEVGLLFDFLKFNDPNAPLFGRYHHDIILNRFSPELSAEFLRRGFNGGEVKVSEREIKGAIEELDGIVG